One window from the genome of Elephas maximus indicus isolate mEleMax1 chromosome 8, mEleMax1 primary haplotype, whole genome shotgun sequence encodes:
- the LOC126081565 gene encoding uncharacterized protein LOC126081565, whose product MLVFSHRTKLPLCGYPTDSSDMQDPKTTKNPPTLPPSLLTNLTPPTTILRNLSLENAPSTPPPSPVPSSSSSSSTPPLLTDFIQPSTNLNNSSSRDKVRWRSRRYTPYSRTHQTIAAEPPTWGQLKKLTHLAHTLTVDQHIPVNAGTLFVAMLAIISCQPYRLLWALRLILPEKTDFLKGIPKVHTPLFPTCDKSPPEDSKSNQDWAMIDPSKGFPIWRNCMYNSQVVYALPKMSARLIDCSILNPEDDYRLFLQSARYRFNWQDTLVPLPQKVNRWHINGWVPPILSTFTGNIHPSLWRLATAAGNVTLSRPFNNESFDIQACVPAPYVLLISRNNHSSIVIENKKTHYVSSCENCILTSCINPAIPVESMMILQQPKYIMIPVHL is encoded by the exons ATGCTTGTGTTTTCCCACAGGACGAAACTTCCCCTTTGTGGATACCCGACAGACTCATCAGACATGCAAGACCCAAAAACCACCAAAAATCCTCCAACACTTCCTCCCTCACTGCTCACAAACCTAACACCTCCCACGACTATTCTGAGAAATCTGTCTCTTGAAAATGCTCCATCTACACCCCCACCTTCGCCTGTCCCTAGTTCCTCCTCTTCATCTTCTACTCCACCCCTTCTCACTGACTTTATACAACCCTCTACAAACCTCAACAACTCTTCATCTCGAGACAAAGTGCGGTGGAGAAGCCGGAGATATACTCCCTATTCAAGAACCCATCAAACCATTGCGGCTGAGCCCCCAACTTGGGGCCAACTCAAAAAACTTACTCATCTGGCTCACACCTTAACCGTGGATCAACATATTCCCGTAAATGCGGGTACTCTTTTTGTGGCTATGCTCGCTATCATTTCCTGCCAG CCTTACAGATTATTATGGGCTCTACGCCTCATCCTTCCAGAAAAAACTGACTTTCTTAAAGGTATCCCAAAAGTACACACTCCTCTTTTTCCTACCTGTGATAAGTCGCCTCCTGAGGATTCTAAGAGCAATCAAGATTGGGCTATGATTGACCCTTCAAAAGGATTTCCTATTTGGAGAAATTGTATGTATAATTCACAAGTTGTATATGCTTTGCCTAAAATGTCTGCACGTCTTATTGATTGTAGTATTTTAAATCCTGAAGATGATTATCGTCTATTTTTACAATCAGCTCGATATCGTTTTAATTGGCAAGATACCTTAGTCCCTCTCCCACAAAAAGTTAATCGTTGGCATATAAATGGATGGGTTCCCCCTATTCTTTCTACCTTCACGGGTAACATACATCCATCTTTGTGGAGACTGGCAACTGCTGCCGGCAATGTCACTTTGTCCCGTCCTTTTAATAATGAGAGTTTTGATATTCAAGCTTGTGTACCTGCTCCATATGTGTTATTAATTAGCCGCAACAATCACTCTAGTATTGttatagaaaacaagaaaacacattATGTTAGTTCTTGTGAAAATTGTATACTGACCAGTTGTATAAATCCTGCAATTCCTGTCGAAAGTATGATGAttttacaacagccaaaatataTTATGATTCCTGTACATTTATAA